The following are encoded together in the Pedobacter steynii genome:
- a CDS encoding AraC family transcriptional regulator has translation MRLQLYDIIPILQPYIKLICTMDCEEDADTHHIRVLPDTCVELFLNYTSKPVAMIDNEFHNRSIITSRMSRPMDVQMRKGAGCLAVCFYPGMASQFFRVSMQVLTDTTVALSDVWSGMAAELEDQLASLCTNEARVETVQKYLVQQLASDKHDLQVAFCMKQARLSGGSIAVGKLSAEIGMSQRQLSRRFQENIGLSPKAYLRVFRFVQSLQHLKKYPLISLTEVAYQSGYYDQAHFIHDYRVYTGHSPSEVLDAQHILF, from the coding sequence ATGCGCCTGCAATTGTATGATATTATTCCAATTTTACAGCCCTACATAAAATTGATATGTACTATGGACTGTGAGGAAGATGCGGACACGCATCATATTCGTGTGTTGCCGGATACTTGTGTGGAACTGTTTTTGAACTACACCAGTAAACCTGTGGCGATGATCGACAACGAATTCCATAATCGAAGTATCATTACTTCCCGTATGAGCCGTCCTATGGATGTTCAGATGCGTAAGGGTGCAGGCTGTCTTGCCGTTTGTTTTTATCCGGGGATGGCCAGTCAGTTCTTTCGTGTTTCAATGCAGGTGTTAACGGACACTACTGTAGCCCTCTCTGATGTATGGTCTGGAATGGCAGCAGAGTTAGAGGATCAGCTAGCCAGCTTATGCACCAATGAAGCTCGTGTAGAAACCGTGCAAAAATATCTGGTGCAACAATTGGCTTCCGATAAGCATGATTTACAGGTAGCCTTTTGTATGAAACAAGCGCGGCTTTCGGGCGGTTCAATTGCTGTGGGTAAGCTCAGTGCTGAAATTGGGATGAGTCAGCGTCAGCTTTCCAGGAGGTTTCAGGAAAATATAGGCTTGTCGCCCAAAGCGTATTTGCGTGTCTTCAGGTTCGTGCAGTCACTGCAGCATCTGAAAAAATACCCGCTTATTTCACTTACTGAGGTTGCCTATCAAAGCGGCTACTATGACCAGGCACATTTTATCCATGATTATAGGGTGTACACCGGACATTCTCCCTCTGAGGTTTTAGACGCACAGCACATTTTATTCTAA